A section of the Aminiphilus circumscriptus DSM 16581 genome encodes:
- a CDS encoding isocitrate lyase/PEP mutase family protein produces the protein MKTSTKLKALIQQRKALVVPGAHDVISAKLIEKTGFEALQVSGFGLAATYLGLPDMAFITFSEVQAFTFNIIKAVKIPVMADADTGYGNSINAMFVTEGFIRIGAAGMNIEDQYFPKRCGHMEGKQIIPTEEMVLKIKACAKVRNELDPDFVINARTDAIAVSGIDEAIRRGNAYADAGADMIFVEAPRTREDIVKAVKEIKAPVSINLFDNVEGGKTPLIPVEELREMGVARVSIPVGTTFAAFRGVERYLEAIKGGALAPGRTDLVSSFAEFKEVAGYTTFRTLEKEFLPKFVD, from the coding sequence ATGAAGACATCGACGAAACTCAAGGCACTCATTCAGCAGCGGAAGGCCCTGGTTGTTCCCGGAGCACACGATGTGATCTCCGCAAAGCTCATCGAAAAGACCGGTTTCGAGGCGCTCCAGGTCAGCGGCTTCGGCCTGGCCGCCACGTATCTCGGCCTGCCCGACATGGCTTTCATCACGTTCAGCGAAGTTCAGGCGTTCACGTTCAACATCATCAAGGCCGTGAAGATTCCCGTCATGGCCGATGCCGACACCGGATACGGCAACAGCATCAACGCCATGTTCGTCACCGAGGGCTTCATTCGCATCGGCGCGGCGGGCATGAACATCGAGGACCAGTATTTTCCCAAGCGGTGCGGCCATATGGAGGGAAAGCAGATCATCCCCACGGAGGAGATGGTTCTCAAAATCAAGGCCTGCGCGAAAGTGCGGAACGAACTCGATCCGGATTTCGTCATCAACGCCCGTACCGATGCCATCGCCGTCTCCGGCATCGACGAAGCGATCCGTCGGGGAAATGCCTATGCGGATGCCGGAGCGGACATGATCTTCGTCGAGGCTCCCAGAACCCGGGAGGATATCGTCAAGGCCGTGAAGGAGATCAAGGCTCCCGTGAGCATCAATCTCTTCGACAATGTGGAGGGAGGCAAGACTCCCCTTATTCCCGTGGAGGAGCTGCGCGAGATGGGAGTCGCTCGGGTGAGCATTCCCGTGGGCACGACCTTCGCCGCCTTCCGCGGCGTGGAGCGCTACCTTGAGGCCATCAAGGGCGGAGCGCTCGCGCCGGGACGGACCGATCTCGTCTCCTCCTTCGCGGAGTTCAAGGAGGTTGCGGGATACACTACCTTCCGGACCCTCGAAAAGGAGTTCCTTCCCAAGTTCGTGGACTGA
- a CDS encoding TRAP transporter permease — MKYVVTALTVLLAVFHLYTAFFGLFPSMQQRSFHIAFVLALIFLLYPATSRSPMERPSPLDWICAGLGAFCSLYVFFNYDAIASRAGMYLDYEIYLGIVFTALVFEAARRTLGNVMPVFCSLFLLFAYFGRSLPGPLRHFGLSIPRIVEELYLTTDGLFGLVAGVSATYIFLFILFGAFLDSTKTSTFFNDFSMALTGHMKGGPARIAVLASALMGTISGSTSANVATTGAFTIPLMKRVGFQPHYAGAVEAAASTGGQIMPPVMGAAAFIIADALGVPYMKVLLAAIVPALLYFWGIWCALGIEADKLGIRGLDRSQLPRLRDVLFRDGYKAIPLAVIIYFLLRGYNPLYAACWGIGAAVVFSYVRKESRLDLKGLVATLEAGSKTALSVAIACTIVGVVIGMMGATGVALKIGDVVLAVTQGRFFPTLVVTMILAVIFGMGMPTTASYVMTSAVAAPALILLGSEPLDVHMFVFYFAALSSITPPVCVGAYTAAGIAGSDPNRTAFTSVKLALTGFLIPFIFMYSPEILLTNVASPWVTGLAVLSAFAGVYVLAVATEGYLFSPLLFVERLCCFAAALFLLMPGSATDVVGVALFGGIFMFQKWRARKGGESGRA; from the coding sequence GTGAAGTACGTGGTCACTGCGCTCACGGTGCTTCTCGCCGTCTTCCATCTCTACACGGCGTTCTTCGGGCTCTTTCCTTCGATGCAGCAACGGAGCTTCCACATCGCCTTCGTGCTGGCGCTGATTTTTCTCCTGTATCCGGCGACCTCCCGTTCTCCCATGGAGCGGCCTTCGCCGCTCGACTGGATCTGTGCCGGCCTCGGGGCGTTCTGTTCTCTCTACGTGTTCTTCAACTACGACGCCATCGCCTCCAGGGCGGGCATGTATCTGGACTACGAGATCTATCTGGGGATCGTGTTCACGGCGCTCGTCTTCGAGGCGGCCCGAAGAACCCTGGGTAATGTCATGCCCGTCTTCTGCAGTCTGTTCCTGCTCTTCGCCTATTTCGGAAGGTCTCTGCCGGGACCGCTCCGGCACTTCGGGCTCTCCATCCCCCGCATCGTGGAGGAACTCTACCTCACCACGGACGGACTTTTCGGCCTCGTGGCGGGCGTGTCGGCCACGTACATCTTTCTCTTCATCCTCTTCGGGGCCTTTCTGGACTCCACGAAGACGTCCACGTTCTTCAACGATTTCTCCATGGCTCTCACAGGGCACATGAAGGGCGGTCCCGCACGGATCGCCGTACTGGCCAGCGCACTCATGGGGACCATCAGCGGCAGCACCTCCGCGAACGTGGCCACCACGGGGGCCTTCACCATTCCCCTGATGAAACGGGTGGGTTTTCAACCTCACTACGCAGGAGCGGTCGAGGCCGCGGCCTCGACGGGAGGACAGATCATGCCTCCCGTCATGGGGGCGGCGGCGTTCATCATCGCCGATGCTCTGGGGGTTCCCTACATGAAGGTTCTCCTGGCGGCCATCGTGCCGGCACTGCTCTACTTCTGGGGTATCTGGTGTGCGCTGGGTATCGAGGCGGACAAGCTGGGAATCAGGGGCCTGGACCGTTCCCAGCTCCCACGGCTGCGGGACGTGCTTTTTCGGGACGGCTACAAGGCGATTCCTTTGGCGGTGATCATCTATTTTCTGCTCCGTGGCTACAATCCCCTTTACGCTGCCTGTTGGGGCATCGGTGCCGCCGTGGTCTTCAGCTATGTGCGAAAGGAGAGCCGTCTCGATCTGAAGGGGTTGGTGGCGACGCTCGAAGCGGGATCGAAAACGGCCCTTTCCGTTGCCATCGCCTGTACCATCGTGGGTGTGGTCATCGGCATGATGGGTGCCACGGGGGTGGCCCTCAAGATCGGCGACGTGGTACTCGCCGTGACGCAGGGACGGTTCTTCCCCACCCTGGTGGTCACCATGATTCTCGCGGTGATCTTCGGCATGGGCATGCCCACAACGGCGAGCTACGTCATGACCAGTGCGGTGGCCGCTCCGGCTCTCATCCTGCTTGGGTCGGAACCTCTGGACGTGCACATGTTCGTGTTCTATTTCGCCGCCCTTTCCTCCATCACGCCCCCGGTCTGCGTCGGAGCCTACACCGCGGCGGGCATTGCCGGATCGGATCCCAACAGAACGGCGTTCACGTCGGTGAAGCTGGCACTCACAGGATTTCTGATTCCCTTCATTTTCATGTACTCCCCGGAGATTTTGCTCACCAATGTTGCCTCTCCGTGGGTCACCGGGCTCGCGGTGTTGAGCGCCTTCGCGGGGGTGTACGTTCTTGCCGTCGCCACCGAGGGATACCTGTTCTCCCCTCTGCTTTTCGTGGAGCGCCTGTGTTGTTTTGCCGCGGCGTTGTTCCTTCTTATGCCCGGATCCGCCACCGACGTGGTTGGTGTGGCGCTTTTCGGAGGAATTTTCATGTTTCAGAAATGGCGTGCGCGAAAAGGGGGCGAAAGCGGACGAGCCTGA
- a CDS encoding Cof-type HAD-IIB family hydrolase, giving the protein MTHACTSQKYKLVAIDLDGTLLRSDNTVSSRTLAAARACGEAGVTLTIATGRMFRSTSPVAETLGLDAPLITYNGALIRTARTGETIFHHPMDLDLAKEVLRFFRERHWYIQSYIRDVLYVDTENDKSRYYGNLAFTDPVPLGFELYVPQDAPTKLLAIADDEEQILLMRDSVKAHFGDRLFAAISNPLFLDMASPEVNKGKSLALLAKRLGVSREETLAIGDSENDLQLFEAAGFRVAMDNARQSLKDAADAVTTSNDEDGVALALERYVLENC; this is encoded by the coding sequence ATGACCCACGCATGCACATCCCAAAAGTACAAACTTGTCGCCATCGATCTGGACGGTACGCTCCTCCGGTCGGACAATACCGTCTCCTCCCGTACCCTCGCCGCCGCCCGGGCCTGCGGCGAGGCGGGAGTCACGCTCACCATCGCCACGGGGCGCATGTTCCGTTCCACCTCGCCCGTGGCGGAGACTCTCGGGCTCGACGCGCCGCTCATCACCTACAACGGCGCACTGATCCGCACGGCCCGAACGGGAGAAACCATCTTCCATCATCCCATGGATCTCGATCTGGCCAAGGAAGTCCTTCGCTTTTTCCGGGAGCGGCACTGGTACATCCAAAGCTACATCCGGGACGTGCTCTACGTGGACACGGAGAACGACAAATCCCGGTATTATGGCAACCTCGCCTTCACCGACCCGGTTCCCCTCGGCTTCGAACTCTATGTTCCCCAGGATGCACCCACAAAGCTCCTGGCCATCGCCGACGACGAGGAGCAGATCCTTCTCATGCGGGACAGCGTGAAGGCCCATTTCGGGGATCGCCTCTTCGCGGCCATTTCCAACCCGCTCTTCCTGGACATGGCCTCCCCGGAGGTGAACAAAGGAAAATCCCTGGCACTCCTCGCCAAACGCCTCGGCGTCTCCCGGGAGGAAACCCTTGCCATCGGCGATTCGGAGAACGACCTGCAACTCTTCGAGGCCGCGGGGTTCCGCGTGGCCATGGACAACGCCAGACAATCCCTCAAAGATGCCGCCGACGCGGTGACGACATCCAATGACGAGGACGGCGTCGCCCTCGCTCTGGAGCGCTACGTCCTGGAAAACTGCTGA
- the ilvD gene encoding dihydroxy-acid dehydratase, whose translation MRSDLAKQGPHRAPHRSLMKAAGYTDWEIRRPWIGVVNAYNSIIPGHVHLERLVEAVKAGVYAAGGLPLEFPVIGVCDGIAMNHIGMKFSLASRELIMDSIEVMVQGHALDALVMVTNCDKIIPGMAMAAAKLNIPSLIVSGGPMMAGRHGGRDIDLSNVFEAVGKHAAGRMTAEELEEIENCACPGCGSCAGMFTANTMNCMMEALGLALPGNGTIPAVTAARERLAKDAGLAVMTLVERNIRPRDILTKDAFDNAVAVDMALGGSTNTALHLPAIAWAADVTLPLERFDEIGRIVPHICSMSPGGSHHIQDLAAAGGVQAVMAQLLAAGKISGECLTVTGRTCGENVVNARVLDPTVIRPLSDPYHAEGGIAILKGNLAPDGAVVKQSAVAPEMLRHEGPARVFDSEDEVTQAILKGEIRSGDVVVIRCEGPKGGPGMREMLTPTSALAGMGLDKSVALLTDGRFSGATRGSCTGHISPEAAAGGPIALVKDGDRIRIDIPARTLELLVSEEELAVRRTSWTPKLQPVDSPFLNRYRHFVTSGARGAVLEL comes from the coding sequence ATGCGCAGTGATCTCGCAAAACAAGGGCCCCATCGGGCACCGCACCGCTCGCTCATGAAGGCGGCGGGCTACACGGACTGGGAAATCCGCCGTCCCTGGATCGGGGTGGTGAACGCCTACAACTCCATCATTCCCGGCCACGTTCACCTGGAACGTCTCGTCGAGGCCGTCAAGGCCGGTGTCTACGCCGCAGGCGGGCTTCCTCTCGAATTCCCCGTGATCGGCGTCTGCGACGGCATCGCCATGAACCACATCGGAATGAAATTCTCCCTGGCGAGCCGGGAACTCATCATGGATTCCATCGAGGTGATGGTGCAGGGACACGCTCTGGACGCCCTCGTGATGGTCACGAACTGCGACAAGATCATTCCCGGCATGGCCATGGCGGCAGCGAAACTCAACATTCCCTCCCTCATCGTGAGCGGCGGCCCCATGATGGCGGGACGCCACGGCGGGCGCGACATCGACCTCTCCAACGTCTTCGAGGCCGTGGGAAAGCACGCGGCGGGACGCATGACCGCCGAAGAGCTGGAAGAGATCGAGAACTGCGCCTGCCCCGGATGCGGTTCCTGCGCGGGCATGTTCACCGCCAACACCATGAACTGCATGATGGAGGCACTGGGGCTCGCCCTTCCCGGCAACGGCACCATTCCCGCCGTCACCGCCGCCCGGGAGCGCCTCGCCAAGGATGCGGGGCTCGCCGTCATGACGCTGGTGGAGCGGAATATCCGCCCCAGGGACATTCTGACAAAAGATGCCTTCGACAATGCCGTCGCCGTGGATATGGCCCTCGGAGGCTCCACGAACACGGCGCTGCACCTTCCCGCCATCGCCTGGGCTGCGGATGTGACCCTTCCTCTCGAACGCTTCGACGAGATCGGCCGCATCGTCCCCCACATCTGCAGCATGAGCCCCGGCGGATCCCATCACATTCAGGACCTCGCCGCCGCGGGAGGAGTCCAGGCGGTCATGGCACAGCTCCTCGCGGCGGGAAAGATCTCCGGCGAATGCCTCACCGTCACGGGGCGCACCTGCGGCGAAAACGTGGTGAACGCACGGGTGCTGGATCCCACGGTGATCCGCCCCCTGAGCGACCCCTATCACGCCGAGGGGGGCATCGCCATCCTCAAGGGGAACCTCGCCCCCGACGGCGCGGTGGTGAAGCAGTCCGCCGTGGCCCCGGAAATGCTCCGCCACGAGGGCCCCGCCCGGGTCTTCGACTCCGAGGACGAGGTCACGCAGGCGATTCTGAAAGGGGAGATCCGCTCCGGCGACGTGGTGGTCATCCGCTGCGAAGGCCCCAAGGGAGGGCCGGGCATGCGGGAGATGCTCACCCCCACCTCCGCCCTGGCGGGCATGGGACTCGACAAGAGCGTGGCCCTTCTCACCGACGGACGCTTTTCCGGCGCCACCCGGGGTTCCTGCACCGGGCACATCTCCCCCGAAGCGGCGGCGGGCGGTCCCATCGCCCTCGTGAAGGACGGAGACCGCATCCGGATCGACATTCCGGCGAGAACGCTGGAGCTACTCGTCTCCGAAGAAGAACTCGCCGTCCGCAGGACATCCTGGACACCAAAGCTGCAGCCCGTGGACAGCCCCTTCCTCAACCGCTACCGTCATTTCGTCACCAGCGGTGCCCGCGGGGCTGTACTGGAGTTATGA
- a CDS encoding ABC transporter ATP-binding protein, with product MTDVLVASGLRKRFGDVQALADVSFSVRRGEFFGFLGPNGAGKTTTINLLTGLARPDAGTIRVGGLDCTRNPKAAQHLLGVVSDESNLYPELSGFDNLAFCGALYGMGKTERRHRAGELLEIFGLAEAGHRLFGGYSKGMKRKLTIAAGLLHKPEILFLDEPTTGIDVASARQIRRILADLHRDGTTLFLTTHYIEEAERLCDRIAFLVKGRIIRIDSVEHLLTPLQKRHRLRVCCGGLSGEVVDILPPVFPDLTFSCPAEDMLLVEADQPVAIGPLVRLLEEHGAQVLEAVRLRPSLEDVFVEITGIEADALHREKEKSGAKGGTS from the coding sequence ATGACGGACGTTCTGGTCGCCTCAGGGCTGCGCAAGCGATTCGGAGACGTACAGGCCCTGGCGGACGTGTCCTTCTCGGTCCGCCGGGGTGAATTTTTCGGCTTCCTCGGCCCCAACGGAGCGGGAAAGACGACCACCATCAACCTTCTCACGGGGCTTGCGCGCCCTGACGCCGGAACGATCCGAGTGGGCGGACTCGACTGTACACGAAACCCCAAGGCCGCCCAGCACCTTCTCGGCGTCGTCTCCGACGAGAGCAATCTCTATCCGGAATTGTCCGGATTCGACAACCTCGCCTTCTGCGGTGCGCTCTACGGCATGGGCAAGACGGAGCGCCGACACCGTGCCGGAGAGCTCCTGGAGATCTTCGGCCTCGCCGAGGCGGGGCATCGCCTCTTCGGAGGCTATTCCAAAGGAATGAAACGCAAACTCACCATCGCTGCGGGGCTTCTCCACAAACCGGAAATCCTCTTTCTCGACGAACCCACCACGGGAATCGACGTAGCCAGCGCCCGGCAGATCCGTCGCATTCTGGCGGATCTCCATCGCGACGGAACGACCCTTTTTCTCACAACCCACTACATCGAGGAGGCGGAGCGCCTCTGCGACCGCATCGCCTTTCTGGTAAAAGGGCGCATCATCCGCATCGACTCGGTGGAGCACCTCCTCACGCCTCTCCAAAAGCGGCATCGCCTGCGGGTTTGCTGCGGCGGTCTTTCCGGAGAGGTTGTCGACATCCTTCCACCAGTCTTTCCCGATCTGACCTTTTCCTGTCCCGCCGAGGACATGCTTCTCGTCGAGGCGGACCAGCCCGTTGCCATCGGTCCCCTCGTGCGCCTTCTGGAAGAACACGGCGCCCAGGTGCTCGAAGCGGTACGGCTCCGCCCCTCCCTTGAGGATGTCTTCGTGGAGATCACGGGCATCGAGGCGGATGCACTGCACCGGGAAAAGGAGAAATCGGGAGCGAAGGGGGGAACGTCATGA
- a CDS encoding 4Fe-4S binding protein: MDAYCPLGFVESLYSVFTSGDWLRRTAPSTLVLLAGIVLGGLLVGRVFCGWICPLGTLGEWSATLGRRLGIRRRELPEAVDRSLRALKYLVLAVVVGLAWRTGSLAWRDVDPWVAAMHATEGWAGVLERPWAYGVLFGAVLLASLWIERFWCRYLCPLGALLAPLQKLGLAKIQRNETTCISCAACTWTCPVRLDPMTTVRTVSSECIACGRCIAACPVPRTLEFAAPGKPEKPPCRFSTLTVGLVGLFFFFGAYGTAKVTGHWATFYAPPEGTLTGVRSVEGVFGWMTFEQAAKTVGLPVEQVLALAELPDDTPRDVSMKKLDGVNDEAVKNALVAYFTSLESRETSQGQTTGQPGSTSTPPSSPDSVRGSMTLLDVGSTFGLDPAAILAEAHWPQESSLDRPLKELAVESGKEVQEIRDAVSRLLKR, translated from the coding sequence GTGGATGCCTACTGCCCCCTCGGCTTCGTCGAGAGCCTGTACAGTGTTTTTACCTCCGGAGACTGGCTCCGCCGCACTGCCCCGAGCACCTTGGTCCTCCTCGCGGGAATCGTGCTGGGAGGACTTCTCGTGGGGCGCGTCTTCTGCGGCTGGATCTGCCCCCTCGGCACCCTGGGAGAGTGGAGCGCGACCCTGGGAAGAAGGCTGGGCATCCGGCGCAGGGAACTTCCCGAGGCAGTGGATCGTTCACTGCGTGCGCTGAAATACCTTGTTCTCGCGGTCGTGGTGGGACTTGCCTGGCGCACAGGATCGCTCGCCTGGCGCGATGTCGATCCCTGGGTGGCGGCCATGCATGCCACGGAAGGGTGGGCGGGTGTTCTCGAGCGCCCCTGGGCCTACGGAGTCCTCTTCGGAGCCGTGCTCCTCGCCTCTCTTTGGATCGAGCGTTTCTGGTGCCGCTACCTCTGTCCCCTCGGCGCACTCCTGGCTCCGCTCCAGAAACTCGGACTCGCCAAGATCCAGCGGAACGAGACGACATGCATCTCCTGCGCCGCCTGCACGTGGACCTGCCCGGTGCGTCTCGATCCGATGACAACGGTCCGAACTGTGAGCAGCGAATGCATTGCCTGCGGGCGCTGCATCGCCGCCTGTCCTGTTCCGCGCACGCTGGAATTCGCCGCTCCCGGAAAGCCGGAAAAACCGCCCTGCCGTTTTTCCACCCTGACGGTGGGACTCGTGGGGCTTTTCTTTTTCTTTGGTGCCTACGGCACCGCAAAAGTGACGGGACACTGGGCGACCTTCTACGCGCCGCCGGAGGGTACGCTCACGGGGGTCCGTTCCGTGGAGGGCGTCTTCGGCTGGATGACCTTCGAGCAGGCGGCAAAAACCGTCGGACTGCCGGTGGAACAGGTTCTCGCCCTAGCGGAACTTCCCGACGACACTCCCAGGGACGTGTCCATGAAAAAACTCGACGGCGTGAACGACGAGGCCGTCAAGAATGCTCTCGTCGCCTATTTCACCTCCCTGGAGTCCAGGGAAACCTCGCAGGGACAAACTACGGGACAACCCGGAAGTACCTCCACTCCTCCGTCAAGCCCTGACAGCGTCCGGGGTTCCATGACCCTTCTCGACGTAGGGTCCACCTTCGGACTCGACCCCGCAGCCATCCTCGCCGAGGCACACTGGCCGCAAGAATCCTCCCTCGACCGTCCGCTCAAGGAGTTGGCGGTGGAATCTGGAAAGGAAGTTCAGGAGATCCGGGACGCCGTGTCGCGGCTGCTGAAGCGATGA
- a CDS encoding TAXI family TRAP transporter solute-binding subunit: MKKCAILLSLMMLLVLSACAGAEEFVRIGTSSVGGGFYQIGNVIAQLGAKVMPEVNFTAVTGGSIKNCINLDKKEVELGIVQSGTLLEAVQGVGSFEGKPITSLRYITAIYPMPCHILVNLDAGITSVADMRGKRIDFGPVGGGIEVNTAQILDIFGITPKDVKVERFGRSEVAEAMKTGTSDAHIWATNAPNAEVTDMITSGKVGLIGIEPEKINEIVQKYPSFAADMIPAKSYAGQDGDLFTVAAVGALVAGADMSDELAYKITKMLYENEAFLKERHKYFANFSLQKALDGRCIPIHPGAEKFYREKGLLK, encoded by the coding sequence GTGAAGAAATGTGCGATTCTTCTCAGTCTGATGATGCTCCTCGTTCTCTCCGCCTGTGCCGGTGCGGAGGAATTCGTCCGGATCGGCACGAGCAGTGTGGGAGGCGGCTTCTATCAGATAGGCAACGTCATCGCCCAGCTTGGCGCGAAAGTCATGCCCGAGGTGAATTTCACCGCCGTCACGGGAGGCTCCATCAAAAACTGCATCAACCTGGACAAGAAAGAGGTCGAGCTCGGCATCGTCCAATCGGGAACACTGCTCGAGGCCGTTCAGGGCGTCGGCTCCTTCGAGGGGAAGCCGATCACGTCGCTCCGGTACATTACGGCCATCTATCCCATGCCCTGCCATATTTTGGTGAACCTCGACGCGGGAATCACCTCCGTAGCGGACATGAGGGGGAAACGCATCGACTTCGGTCCCGTAGGGGGCGGTATCGAGGTGAACACGGCCCAGATTCTCGACATTTTCGGCATCACGCCCAAGGACGTGAAGGTGGAGCGTTTCGGCAGATCCGAAGTTGCGGAGGCCATGAAGACGGGCACGTCGGACGCGCACATCTGGGCCACGAACGCGCCGAATGCGGAGGTGACGGACATGATCACCTCCGGCAAGGTGGGGCTCATCGGCATCGAGCCGGAGAAAATCAACGAGATCGTGCAGAAATATCCGTCCTTCGCCGCGGACATGATCCCCGCGAAGAGCTATGCGGGACAGGACGGGGACCTCTTCACCGTTGCCGCCGTGGGTGCTCTCGTGGCAGGCGCGGACATGAGCGACGAACTGGCCTACAAAATCACGAAAATGCTCTATGAAAACGAGGCGTTCCTGAAGGAGCGGCACAAGTATTTCGCGAACTTCTCTCTTCAGAAGGCCCTCGACGGGCGATGCATTCCCATCCATCCCGGCGCGGAGAAATTCTACCGCGAGAAGGGGCTTCTGAAGTAG
- a CDS encoding aminotransferase class V-fold PLP-dependent enzyme: MAIYLNNAATTWPKPPEVAEAVTAFLVEGGANLARGSASKRDLGTLDLVTTCREELASFFGGYEKGDPRYVTFTGNVTEALNLVLKGFCKPGMTVLTTSMEHNAVIRPLRRLQEERGLEVNVLPCDDEGFLRLEELEYRLGEGADLMVLSHASNVCGAVQDLEEVASLCFRNGVPLVLDAAQTGGETPLSASSLNLAALCFTGHKSLLGPPGIGGVVWRPDFAREVLPLLDGGTGSFSAEERQPLVLPDKFEAGTPNLLGVAGLLAALREVRGDAMAARRARKKDLGEMLRQELTRIPGCRIAGGGNDPERRLSVVALNVDGWDNGTLAFELAERWGIETRPGLHCAPLAHRTLGTFPGGALRLSPGVFTEERELRVCLEGLATLAKERR; this comes from the coding sequence ATGGCGATCTATCTGAACAATGCGGCCACCACCTGGCCCAAGCCACCCGAAGTGGCCGAGGCCGTGACGGCTTTTCTCGTCGAAGGGGGGGCGAATTTGGCGAGGGGAAGTGCCTCCAAGCGCGATCTGGGCACACTGGATCTGGTGACTACCTGCCGCGAGGAGCTGGCTTCCTTTTTCGGCGGCTACGAAAAGGGCGATCCGCGGTACGTGACCTTCACGGGAAACGTGACGGAAGCCCTGAATCTGGTTCTCAAGGGGTTCTGCAAGCCTGGCATGACGGTGCTCACCACTTCCATGGAGCACAACGCGGTGATCCGCCCTCTGCGACGGCTTCAGGAGGAGCGCGGCCTGGAGGTGAACGTCCTTCCCTGCGACGACGAGGGATTTCTTCGCCTCGAAGAGCTGGAGTACCGCCTCGGCGAGGGGGCGGACCTGATGGTGCTGAGTCACGCGAGCAACGTCTGCGGCGCCGTGCAGGACCTGGAGGAGGTGGCATCCCTCTGTTTCCGGAACGGAGTGCCTCTGGTGCTCGATGCGGCCCAGACGGGGGGCGAAACTCCCCTTTCGGCGTCGTCGCTGAACCTGGCGGCTCTCTGTTTTACCGGACACAAGAGTCTGTTGGGACCTCCGGGCATCGGGGGTGTGGTCTGGCGACCGGACTTCGCCCGGGAAGTCCTTCCCCTGCTGGACGGAGGAACGGGGAGCTTCTCCGCGGAGGAGCGGCAGCCCCTTGTGCTTCCGGACAAGTTCGAGGCGGGAACGCCGAACCTGCTGGGGGTGGCGGGGCTTCTCGCGGCGCTGCGGGAGGTACGGGGCGATGCCATGGCGGCCCGGAGGGCCCGGAAGAAAGACCTCGGAGAGATGCTGCGGCAGGAGCTGACGCGGATTCCCGGATGCCGCATCGCCGGAGGCGGGAACGACCCGGAGCGGCGGTTGTCCGTGGTGGCCCTCAACGTGGACGGATGGGACAACGGCACCCTCGCCTTCGAGCTCGCGGAGCGGTGGGGCATCGAAACCCGTCCCGGTCTCCACTGCGCTCCCCTGGCGCATCGGACGCTGGGGACCTTTCCGGGAGGGGCATTGCGCCTCTCCCCGGGGGTCTTTACCGAGGAGAGGGAGCTGCGGGTCTGCCTTGAGGGGCTGGCGACTCTTGCGAAGGAGCGACGCTGA
- a CDS encoding ABC transporter permease produces MKQWIAFWNILVKDMRAYYLKPPNISWGILFPLAWTGMFFLRSGRGMEDLPSVLPGVVAVSVLFGSTSMLAVTVTFEKKERAFDRLLLAPISLELLMLAKTAGAVLFGVAGAFVPVLLAGFFITLPPVAWGIFAPTVLLLAVVSTFFGLFIAVAVREVFEAQTFSNFFRFPMLFLCGLFVPLERLPLFLRPLSYALPLTYGADLLHGAVSGTNTMSYSLDFTILGAFCIGLFAASLRNIRRKWIL; encoded by the coding sequence ATGAAGCAGTGGATCGCCTTCTGGAACATCCTCGTCAAGGACATGCGGGCCTATTACCTGAAACCGCCCAACATCAGCTGGGGAATTCTCTTTCCTCTCGCCTGGACGGGCATGTTCTTCCTGCGCTCCGGCAGGGGCATGGAGGATCTCCCCTCCGTCCTGCCCGGCGTCGTGGCCGTGTCCGTTCTCTTCGGCAGCACCTCCATGCTGGCCGTGACGGTGACCTTCGAAAAGAAAGAGCGCGCCTTCGACCGGCTCCTTCTGGCGCCCATCTCCCTTGAGCTGCTCATGCTCGCCAAGACAGCAGGGGCGGTCCTCTTCGGCGTGGCGGGTGCCTTCGTCCCCGTGCTTCTCGCGGGCTTTTTCATCACTCTCCCCCCCGTCGCGTGGGGCATCTTCGCTCCCACAGTACTCCTTCTCGCCGTGGTCTCCACCTTCTTCGGGCTCTTCATCGCCGTTGCCGTGCGAGAGGTCTTCGAGGCCCAGACTTTTTCCAACTTTTTCCGTTTTCCCATGCTCTTCCTCTGCGGTCTCTTCGTTCCCCTGGAGCGGTTGCCCCTTTTTCTCCGCCCCCTGTCCTACGCACTTCCCCTCACTTACGGTGCGGATCTTCTCCATGGTGCCGTCTCGGGAACCAACACCATGTCCTATTCGCTGGACTTCACCATCCTCGGCGCCTTCTGCATCGGGCTCTTCGCGGCGAGCCTTCGGAACATCCGCCGCAAATGGATCCTGTGA
- a CDS encoding ArsR/SmtB family transcription factor — translation MTTPEELAALFKVLSVETRVRMIALLRQRPLCVNALARALSITPAAVSQHLRILRAAALVRADKRGYFVHYAINEETLAAWRGTALELFGAAPPEEGHYGIAVSTAQKALDEGNPLGKGE, via the coding sequence ATGACGACTCCGGAGGAATTGGCCGCTCTTTTCAAAGTGCTTTCCGTGGAGACAAGGGTGCGGATGATCGCCCTTCTCAGACAGCGTCCGCTCTGCGTCAACGCCCTCGCCCGAGCTTTGTCCATCACCCCCGCGGCGGTGTCCCAACATCTGCGGATCCTTCGGGCCGCTGCGCTCGTCCGGGCGGACAAGCGCGGCTATTTCGTCCATTACGCCATCAACGAGGAGACGCTAGCGGCATGGCGGGGCACGGCACTCGAACTTTTCGGCGCAGCTCCTCCGGAAGAGGGACATTACGGCATCGCCGTCTCAACGGCGCAAAAAGCACTTGATGAGGGCAACCCCCTCGGGAAAGGAGAATGA